Proteins from one Nitrobacteraceae bacterium AZCC 2146 genomic window:
- a CDS encoding hypothetical protein (product_source=Hypo-rule applied; transmembrane_helix_parts=Inside_1_20,TMhelix_21_40,Outside_41_43,TMhelix_44_66,Inside_67_210), with protein sequence MERKVQLSGLRAFAIAMSSRWFTAMSGPLTVPATIAALWVESPTAKILLGLTAFICFWASAYWMWNAEREKVVALEAAAEVAHHADTKSAELAGIINAMMEKALRYDFKPDENFRKLYAEIDASTHPAWIANDVKQLRRDFLNRCGILGSRNETGYTLAELKGCQKEAKEFGDLLIGRLTGAPKPSPLNPAVGTDDSFVRLKSDSRKSIR encoded by the coding sequence GTGGAACGTAAAGTTCAACTTTCTGGATTACGCGCCTTCGCGATCGCCATGTCCTCTCGTTGGTTCACGGCCATGAGCGGCCCCCTGACCGTTCCTGCGACTATCGCCGCGCTTTGGGTGGAAAGCCCTACAGCCAAAATTCTGCTTGGTCTCACGGCCTTTATTTGTTTTTGGGCCTCGGCTTATTGGATGTGGAATGCCGAGCGCGAAAAGGTTGTCGCGCTTGAGGCTGCAGCCGAAGTGGCGCACCACGCCGATACTAAGTCCGCCGAACTTGCAGGCATCATAAACGCAATGATGGAAAAGGCTTTGCGATATGACTTCAAGCCCGACGAAAATTTTCGCAAACTGTATGCCGAAATTGATGCGTCAACTCATCCAGCTTGGATAGCGAATGACGTTAAACAACTCCGCCGCGATTTTTTGAACCGCTGCGGGATTCTCGGGTCAAGAAACGAAACCGGCTATACTCTTGCTGAACTCAAGGGGTGCCAGAAAGAAGCAAAGGAATTCGGCGACTTATTGATAGGTCGCCTTACCGGCGCTCCGAAACCATCTCCATTGAATCCCGCAGTTGGAACCGACGATTCGTTCGTGCGCCTCAAATCAGATTCGCGGAAATCAATCCGGTGA
- a CDS encoding hypothetical protein (product_source=Hypo-rule applied) yields the protein MAEADRVGIAANAQAAKPISSRRFIFFSMGGGDIVPAKEKCSGS from the coding sequence ATGGCCGAAGCGGACAGGGTGGGCATTGCCGCAAACGCGCAGGCGGCGAAGCCGATCAGCAGTAGACGTTTCATTTTTTTCTCCATGGGCGGCGGCGATATCGTGCCGGCAAAGGAGAAGTGTTCTGGCTCCTGA
- a CDS encoding hypothetical protein (product_source=Hypo-rule applied) has translation MPEDALIVITSAIKTAFIDHPSSGHGTTWDQVVKSDEESTHLAKAAMIALRKAGYSISKVEDENA, from the coding sequence ATGCCAGAAGACGCCCTTATCGTCATCACGAGCGCCATCAAAACCGCTTTCATCGATCATCCCAGCTCTGGGCATGGCACGACGTGGGACCAGGTCGTGAAAAGTGACGAGGAAAGTACGCATCTCGCCAAGGCTGCGATGATTGCTCTTCGCAAAGCCGGATACTCCATCAGCAAGGTCGAGGACGAGAATGCCTGA
- a CDS encoding transposase-like protein (product_source=COG3677; cath_funfam=2.20.25.100; cog=COG3677; superfamily=57802): MSTSQVTCKCGALYERTEFNAAPRAADRFSCTVCEHTLEVFTGTSAPTYRLISGPLRS; the protein is encoded by the coding sequence ATGAGCACTTCCCAGGTGACCTGCAAATGCGGTGCGCTCTATGAGCGGACCGAGTTCAATGCCGCCCCACGCGCGGCCGACAGATTTTCATGCACGGTGTGCGAACATACCCTGGAGGTATTCACCGGGACCAGCGCGCCGACTTATCGGCTGATATCGGGGCCGCTCCGGAGCTAA
- a CDS encoding DNA-binding NtrC family response regulator (product_source=COG2204; cath_funfam=1.10.10.60; cog=COG2204; pfam=PF02954; superfamily=46689), with product MSHPSHQLPVSGSTRRRLARCLVGSHIKDIERDLVLETLATTDGNRTVSARLLGVSIRTLRNKITEYAADGVEVPDSLRGSVGPPSQEKPAG from the coding sequence ATGTCGCACCCCTCACATCAGTTGCCGGTTTCCGGCTCAACGCGACGTCGCCTGGCTCGATGTCTTGTCGGATCTCACATCAAGGACATTGAGCGCGATCTTGTGCTTGAAACCCTTGCGACGACCGACGGCAACCGGACCGTTTCGGCGCGCTTGCTCGGCGTCTCCATCAGGACGCTGCGAAACAAGATCACGGAATATGCCGCGGACGGTGTCGAAGTTCCAGATTCACTGCGAGGATCTGTAGGCCCGCCAAGCCAGGAAAAACCCGCCGGTTAA
- a CDS encoding hypothetical protein (product_source=Hypo-rule applied; smart=SM00547; superfamily=50249) gives MPDFQTSQGLPLLPIEHPRCLRCSARMTLTGIQDGPKGYDLRMFECARCTYTQVVRVETDPMKSSGAMKWVASDLKPPQ, from the coding sequence ATGCCCGACTTCCAAACGTCTCAAGGCCTGCCTCTGCTTCCGATCGAACATCCGCGATGCCTGCGATGCTCCGCGAGAATGACGCTTACGGGCATTCAGGATGGGCCTAAGGGTTACGATTTGCGGATGTTCGAATGTGCCAGATGCACCTACACCCAAGTCGTTCGCGTCGAGACCGACCCGATGAAGTCATCAGGGGCGATGAAGTGGGTTGCGAGCGACCTCAAGCCGCCGCAGTGA
- a CDS encoding sulfur carrier protein ThiS (product_source=COG2104; cath_funfam=2.30.30.150; cog=COG2104), protein MPRFYFHIVADTTFLDEEGTSFADGKAALLHAKQLAAELVHSLNLQDGTIVVENEDDGKLFEVPLSGLSS, encoded by the coding sequence GTGCCCCGATTTTATTTTCACATCGTCGCCGACACGACCTTCCTCGACGAAGAGGGCACCAGCTTCGCCGACGGCAAGGCGGCGCTGCTGCACGCCAAGCAGCTGGCGGCAGAACTGGTCCATAGCCTGAACCTGCAGGACGGCACCATCGTCGTCGAGAATGAAGATGACGGCAAATTGTTCGAAGTGCCACTATCCGGCTTGTCGAGCTGA
- a CDS encoding hypothetical protein (product_source=Hypo-rule applied; superfamily=54637), with product MVHPAAKFQFERALHEYARWLAVAEDDRSPAPAWWWSPALAVRSVDGPMPHDWSQMMRLPGGASYADAAQTFLHALADQTVLPWPEEFPRRYRAPAAMEADSA from the coding sequence ATGGTCCATCCCGCCGCTAAATTCCAGTTCGAACGCGCGCTTCACGAATATGCGCGCTGGCTCGCCGTGGCGGAGGACGATCGTTCGCCGGCACCGGCCTGGTGGTGGAGCCCCGCCCTTGCCGTCCGCAGCGTGGACGGGCCCATGCCGCATGACTGGTCGCAAATGATGCGGTTGCCGGGCGGCGCGTCCTATGCGGATGCCGCTCAAACATTTCTCCACGCGCTCGCCGATCAGACCGTGCTGCCCTGGCCGGAAGAATTTCCGCGCCGCTACCGGGCGCCGGCCGCCATGGAAGCCGACAGCGCTTAG
- a CDS encoding hypothetical protein (product_source=Hypo-rule applied; cleavage_site_network=SignalP-noTM) gives MKILHATALAALLAGPYLATPASAQHVNLMPELKSKSPEEREQDAIADKAYRESLRKIPDAKSGVDPWGNVRSEAPKPAPVKRTKTGSSAN, from the coding sequence ATGAAAATACTCCACGCCACGGCCTTGGCCGCATTGCTTGCAGGGCCCTATCTGGCTACGCCGGCGTCGGCTCAGCACGTGAACCTGATGCCCGAGCTGAAGAGCAAGTCGCCGGAAGAGAGGGAGCAGGACGCGATTGCCGACAAGGCCTATCGCGAGTCGCTGCGCAAGATTCCGGACGCCAAGTCTGGCGTTGATCCCTGGGGCAACGTGCGCAGCGAGGCGCCGAAGCCGGCGCCGGTGAAGCGGACCAAGACCGGCAGCTCCGCGAACTAA
- a CDS encoding hypothetical protein (product_source=Hypo-rule applied; cath_funfam=3.40.50.1460; cleavage_site_network=SignalP-noTM; pfam=PF00656; superfamily=52129): protein MVRPVLRNAIVAAAVVLGSQTALAEGRIALVIGQSAYRAVAPLPNPVNDAKAMAQMLGDAGFEVQSASDLTQNDLRAKIGEFAASVAAKGPDTISLVFYAGHGLQIDGENYLVPVDIDPKREADIPLQAVRLNDILNTLTSVPSRTRIILLDACRNNPFPEINKTAGRGLAQVDVKLGSAGTLLSFSTSPGAEAEDGKGGNSPYTTALLKAGREPNLAIEDAFKRVRLSVNQATEGRQTPWESSSLVSDFRFFGQSETGAKPVPAKRTADDWRRELQGKPVEAANEMIVSDGSVEAYEAFVGLYAQPPLGPQAREWLDRHYKMVAWNNAVISNTGASYRDFLTKYPDSDLTATAKKLEERTRNRLSPAAAATIQPTNVALAAPTCPCGAPPAPRKADLPAKKRADPDAKRAERTPTRRLREIDDEVVVIRRAPPVYYEPLPRPYIGGYGGGGYGGGNVGRGRY from the coding sequence ATGGTTCGTCCTGTCCTTCGCAACGCGATTGTGGCCGCTGCTGTCGTACTTGGCTCGCAGACCGCTTTGGCGGAAGGCCGGATCGCACTGGTGATCGGCCAGTCGGCCTATCGCGCGGTGGCGCCGCTGCCCAATCCCGTCAACGACGCCAAGGCGATGGCGCAGATGCTCGGCGATGCCGGCTTCGAGGTGCAATCGGCCTCCGATCTCACGCAGAATGACCTGCGCGCGAAGATCGGTGAATTCGCGGCCAGCGTCGCAGCGAAGGGCCCGGACACCATCTCGCTGGTGTTCTACGCCGGCCATGGATTGCAGATCGACGGCGAGAATTATCTGGTGCCGGTCGATATCGATCCGAAGCGCGAGGCGGACATCCCGCTGCAGGCGGTGCGGCTCAACGACATTCTCAACACGCTGACCTCGGTACCCTCCAGGACCCGCATCATCCTGCTCGATGCCTGCCGCAACAATCCATTCCCCGAGATCAACAAGACCGCTGGTCGTGGCCTGGCGCAGGTCGATGTCAAACTCGGCAGCGCCGGTACGCTGCTGTCGTTCTCGACGTCGCCCGGCGCGGAAGCCGAGGACGGCAAGGGCGGCAACAGCCCCTATACGACCGCGCTGCTGAAAGCCGGGCGCGAGCCGAATCTTGCAATCGAGGACGCCTTCAAGCGCGTCAGGCTGTCGGTCAACCAGGCCACCGAGGGCCGCCAGACGCCATGGGAAAGCTCTTCGCTGGTCAGCGACTTCCGCTTCTTCGGCCAGAGCGAAACCGGCGCGAAGCCTGTTCCGGCGAAGCGCACGGCCGATGACTGGCGTCGCGAATTGCAGGGCAAGCCGGTCGAGGCGGCCAATGAGATGATCGTGTCGGACGGTTCGGTGGAAGCCTATGAAGCCTTTGTCGGGCTCTACGCCCAGCCGCCGCTCGGCCCGCAGGCGCGCGAATGGCTCGACCGGCACTACAAGATGGTGGCGTGGAACAATGCCGTCATCAGCAACACCGGAGCATCGTATCGCGATTTTCTGACAAAGTACCCTGACAGCGATCTGACCGCGACGGCGAAGAAGCTCGAGGAACGTACCCGCAACCGCCTCAGCCCCGCAGCCGCGGCCACCATTCAGCCGACCAATGTCGCGCTGGCCGCGCCGACATGCCCGTGTGGCGCACCGCCGGCGCCCAGAAAGGCCGACCTGCCGGCGAAGAAGCGCGCCGATCCCGATGCGAAGCGCGCCGAACGCACGCCGACGCGGCGGTTGCGCGAGATCGATGACGAGGTCGTGGTGATCAGGCGCGCGCCGCCGGTGTACTACGAACCGCTGCCGCGGCCGTATATCGGCGGTTACGGAGGCGGCGGTTATGGCGGCGGCAACGTTGGCCGCGGGCGCTACTGA
- a CDS encoding hypothetical protein (product_source=Hypo-rule applied; cleavage_site_network=SignalP-noTM; superfamily=51604; transmembrane_helix_parts=Outside_1_4,TMhelix_5_24,Inside_25_77), which yields MKTFFVVVMAVALLAIPAAAQLGGKRNQGAEGPKVQEGPKVDEKAYKAALERIPDPKEKYDPWGGVAPAPATAAKKK from the coding sequence ATGAAAACCTTTTTTGTGGTCGTTATGGCCGTGGCGTTGCTGGCGATACCTGCCGCCGCGCAGTTGGGCGGCAAGCGCAATCAGGGCGCTGAGGGTCCAAAGGTCCAGGAAGGTCCGAAGGTCGACGAGAAGGCCTACAAGGCCGCGCTTGAGCGAATTCCGGATCCCAAGGAAAAATACGACCCGTGGGGCGGCGTAGCGCCGGCGCCAGCGACCGCTGCCAAAAAGAAGTAA
- a CDS encoding hypothetical protein (product_source=Hypo-rule applied), with the protein MPVIDPPCIAAEFANLTTSLIPRLALVVEGAARHPSPAVLIAGRYAKHAKIGCVLTDHSIETLNPSFTMRAVAIWPRLG; encoded by the coding sequence GTGCCCGTCATCGATCCGCCATGCATCGCCGCTGAATTTGCAAATCTGACCACGTCTTTGATTCCGCGGCTCGCGTTGGTTGTCGAGGGTGCGGCGCGCCATCCGTCACCCGCCGTGTTGATCGCTGGACGCTATGCGAAACATGCCAAAATCGGGTGTGTTTTGACCGATCATTCGATCGAAACCCTTAATCCGTCGTTCACCATGCGGGCAGTCGCGATCTGGCCACGATTGGGCTAG
- a CDS encoding CelD/BcsL family acetyltransferase involved in cellulose biosynthesis (product_source=COG5653; cog=COG5653; pfam=PF13480; superfamily=53271,55729), with amino-acid sequence MTGTASQHSLPGDALAPLTAIAVEPWRVLAQRAIEPNGYYLPEWELAVNASATGRTDVSALAAWSDAAGAPHLIALLPVISAWRAYRLPLPALVSAHPYGTLTTPLLDRDMARDAVTCLLDQARSAGARALLLREVSLDGATMKAITEVLREAGTAPCVLQSHGRACLDATRDVEELLHDALGSKKLKELRRLRNRLTEQHGAVTFHVARTPDDVASALESFLTLEASGWKGKRGTALLQDPGDAAFVRRATVALAERGQCEIVTLRTGDARVAAAIVLRHLDRAFYFKLGIDERFGKFSPGVQLTLDLTRHLCADPAIASADSTASAGHPMIDPIWRGRLGIGDVLIPLRPGDPVVALIRAALTLRRTIREALRRVRDSMRTPTLPSAR; translated from the coding sequence ATGACGGGCACGGCCAGCCAGCATTCGCTGCCAGGAGACGCGCTTGCGCCGCTCACGGCCATCGCCGTCGAGCCGTGGCGCGTGCTTGCGCAACGCGCCATCGAGCCTAACGGCTATTATCTGCCGGAATGGGAACTGGCGGTGAACGCCTCTGCGACCGGCCGCACCGACGTCTCGGCGCTGGCCGCATGGAGCGACGCGGCCGGCGCGCCTCACCTGATCGCGCTGCTGCCGGTGATCTCGGCGTGGCGCGCTTACCGATTACCGCTGCCGGCGCTGGTCAGCGCCCATCCCTACGGCACGCTCACCACGCCGTTGCTCGATCGCGACATGGCGCGGGACGCCGTCACATGCCTGCTGGATCAGGCACGCAGCGCCGGCGCTCGGGCGCTGCTCCTGCGCGAGGTGTCGCTCGATGGCGCCACCATGAAAGCCATCACCGAAGTTCTCCGCGAGGCCGGCACAGCGCCCTGCGTACTGCAATCCCATGGCCGCGCCTGTCTCGATGCGACCCGCGACGTCGAGGAACTGTTGCACGACGCGCTGGGCTCCAAGAAGTTGAAGGAACTGCGCCGGCTGCGCAACCGGCTCACCGAGCAGCATGGTGCGGTGACCTTTCATGTTGCGCGCACGCCAGATGACGTCGCCTCCGCGCTTGAAAGCTTCCTGACGCTGGAGGCCAGTGGCTGGAAGGGCAAACGCGGCACCGCGCTGCTACAGGATCCCGGCGACGCCGCCTTCGTCCGCCGCGCCACCGTTGCCCTCGCAGAGCGCGGCCAGTGCGAAATCGTCACGCTACGCACCGGCGATGCGCGGGTCGCCGCGGCGATCGTGCTGCGACATCTCGATCGTGCCTTCTATTTCAAGCTCGGCATCGACGAGCGCTTCGGCAAATTCTCACCCGGCGTGCAGCTGACCCTCGACCTCACCCGCCATCTGTGCGCCGACCCGGCCATTGCGAGCGCCGACTCCACCGCGAGCGCCGGCCATCCGATGATCGATCCTATCTGGCGCGGTCGGCTCGGCATCGGCGACGTGCTGATCCCGCTGCGACCTGGTGATCCCGTGGTGGCGCTGATCCGTGCGGCGCTGACGCTGCGCCGGACTATCCGTGAGGCGCTGCGCCGCGTCAGGGACTCGATGCGAACGCCTACTCTGCCGTCTGCGCGTTGA
- a CDS encoding putative DsbA family dithiol-disulfide isomerase (product_source=COG2761; cath_funfam=3.40.30.10; cog=COG2761; pfam=PF01323; superfamily=52833), protein MSTAKPLQIDIVSDVVCPWCYIGKRRIENALALAPDVPVEVNWRPFFLNPWIPREGIDRSTYLETKFGSVDAYKGIAQRVVAAAGEEGLTYRPESVKRQPNTIDCHRLIHWADASGKSAQIKQRLMELYFRDGGDLTLSETLVQAAADVGLDADDIRKRLATDEDVDLISAQAKDASDKGISGVPTFVFAGKYAISGAQPADQLARAIRQVSAEVNAQTAE, encoded by the coding sequence ATGAGCACCGCAAAGCCGCTTCAGATCGATATCGTCTCCGACGTCGTTTGCCCGTGGTGCTACATCGGCAAGCGCCGTATCGAGAACGCACTGGCGCTGGCGCCGGACGTGCCGGTCGAGGTGAACTGGCGGCCGTTCTTCCTCAACCCCTGGATCCCGCGCGAGGGCATCGACCGCTCCACCTATCTGGAAACCAAGTTCGGCTCCGTGGACGCCTACAAGGGCATCGCGCAGCGCGTCGTCGCCGCGGCCGGCGAAGAGGGCCTGACCTATCGGCCGGAGAGCGTGAAGCGCCAGCCCAACACCATCGATTGCCATCGCCTGATCCATTGGGCGGATGCCTCGGGAAAGTCAGCGCAGATCAAGCAGCGGCTGATGGAATTGTATTTTCGCGATGGCGGCGATCTCACGCTGAGCGAGACGCTGGTGCAGGCTGCGGCCGATGTCGGGCTCGACGCCGACGACATCCGCAAGCGCCTCGCCACCGACGAGGACGTCGATCTGATCTCGGCGCAGGCCAAGGACGCTTCCGACAAGGGCATCTCCGGCGTCCCGACGTTTGTGTTTGCCGGCAAGTACGCGATCTCCGGCGCGCAGCCGGCGGATCAGCTCGCCCGTGCCATCCGGCAGGTGTCGGCGGAGGTCAACGCGCAGACGGCAGAGTAG
- a CDS encoding putative oxidoreductase (product_source=KO:K15977; cog=COG2259; ko=KO:K15977; pfam=PF07681; superfamily=51621; transmembrane_helix_parts=Inside_1_20,TMhelix_21_43,Outside_44_62,TMhelix_63_85,Inside_86_86,TMhelix_87_106,Outside_107_120,TMhelix_121_140,Inside_141_158), which yields MWITGDDFRIKVENFDLTNGFNILRIICGAFLFPHVAGKFVAGAVSAGTAGFFAKAGFHPPEVWVLIAAAAETAAGVALVLGICTRFAALGAVVLLLFAVYALQVVKGFGWTWNTGGYEYPVFWAITSLAVAIEAWKTALRHTSVAGSHTSMPASASA from the coding sequence ATGTGGATTACCGGCGATGACTTTCGCATCAAGGTTGAGAACTTCGATCTGACCAATGGCTTCAACATCCTCCGCATCATCTGCGGAGCGTTTCTGTTCCCGCACGTCGCCGGGAAATTCGTGGCAGGTGCAGTCTCCGCCGGCACAGCGGGGTTCTTCGCCAAGGCGGGCTTCCATCCACCGGAGGTCTGGGTGTTGATCGCCGCCGCCGCTGAAACCGCCGCGGGAGTTGCACTGGTGCTGGGCATCTGCACCCGCTTCGCGGCGCTGGGTGCGGTGGTCCTGCTGCTCTTTGCGGTCTATGCGCTGCAGGTCGTCAAGGGCTTCGGCTGGACCTGGAATACGGGTGGATATGAATATCCGGTGTTCTGGGCGATCACGTCGCTCGCGGTGGCCATCGAAGCATGGAAGACGGCGCTGCGACACACCTCCGTCGCCGGTTCGCACACGTCCATGCCGGCGTCGGCAAGCGCATAG
- a CDS encoding thiosulfate dehydrogenase (product_source=KO:K19713; cath_funfam=1.10.760.10; cog=COG3258; ko=KO:K19713; pfam=PF13442; superfamily=46626): MPSSHAKLRSASLSVLAVIVTGVFGTGVSRAQTAAPVIWTAPEVGALPDDSQGRLVRRGRDLITATYAHIGPEVADPAKRYAGNNLACSNCHLQAGTKKFGLPIFGLFELFPQYSARLGAEITIEDRVNSCMLRSMNGRELPNDSGEMQAIVAYIKFLSSGVPAGKILPGLGAGSIPELKGAADPVRGKALYAEKCVACHNTDGSGIRRSLPTTDLGYMMPPLWGPDSFNSGAGMARLIMAANFLHSNMPHGADYLNPRLTGEQAWDLAAYMISQPRPVKAGLDKDFPDLLKKPVDAAYGPYADGFSAQQHKYGPFAPIRAAIAKLKLKPPAGTKK, encoded by the coding sequence ATGCCGTCATCTCATGCCAAGCTTCGTTCTGCTTCGCTGTCCGTCCTCGCGGTCATTGTGACTGGTGTATTCGGCACCGGCGTTTCGCGCGCGCAAACCGCGGCGCCCGTCATCTGGACGGCGCCGGAGGTCGGCGCGCTGCCGGACGACTCCCAGGGGCGGCTGGTACGGCGCGGCCGTGATCTCATCACGGCGACCTACGCCCATATCGGACCTGAAGTCGCCGATCCCGCGAAGCGCTATGCCGGCAATAATCTTGCCTGCAGCAATTGCCATCTGCAGGCCGGCACCAAGAAATTCGGTCTGCCAATCTTCGGTTTGTTTGAGCTGTTTCCGCAATACAGCGCCCGGCTCGGCGCGGAGATCACCATCGAGGATCGCGTCAATTCCTGCATGCTGCGCAGCATGAACGGGCGCGAATTGCCGAACGACAGCGGCGAGATGCAGGCCATCGTCGCCTATATCAAGTTTCTGTCCTCCGGCGTGCCGGCGGGAAAGATTCTGCCCGGGCTCGGCGCGGGTTCGATCCCGGAGCTGAAGGGCGCGGCCGATCCGGTGCGTGGCAAGGCGCTCTATGCCGAGAAATGTGTCGCCTGCCACAATACGGATGGCTCCGGGATCCGCCGCAGCCTGCCGACGACCGATCTCGGCTACATGATGCCGCCGCTGTGGGGGCCGGACAGCTTCAACAGCGGCGCCGGCATGGCGCGGCTGATCATGGCGGCCAATTTCCTGCATTCCAACATGCCGCACGGCGCCGACTATCTTAATCCGCGGCTGACCGGCGAGCAGGCCTGGGACCTGGCCGCCTACATGATCTCGCAGCCACGGCCGGTGAAGGCTGGCCTGGACAAGGATTTTCCGGATCTGCTGAAGAAGCCGGTCGATGCCGCATACGGGCCCTATGCAGATGGGTTCAGCGCCCAGCAGCATAAATACGGACCGTTCGCGCCGATCCGCGCCGCGATCGCCAAGTTGAAATTGAAGCCGCCGGCCGGCACCAAAAAATAG
- a CDS encoding transcriptional regulator with XRE-family HTH domain (product_source=COG1396; cath_funfam=1.10.260.40; cog=COG1396; pfam=PF13560,PF17765; smart=SM00530; superfamily=47413), protein MTAQLAISPSARPAHIGEHLREWRQRRRLSQLDLAGDAEISARHLSFVETGRAAPSRDMVLRLAERLEVPLRERNVLLVAAGFAPHFPQRALDDPALASARRAIDLVLKAHEPHPALAIDRHWNLVSANRMVMPLLAGLAPERLGPPLNVLRLAFHPEGLASRTLNLGEWCAHLLERLHRQCEATADPELLKLYQELKTYPIPARAAPVAPDAVAVPFRMRLGDDVLSFISTTMVFGTPLDITLSEIAVETFFPADEATAERLRETAARLDS, encoded by the coding sequence ATGACCGCACAGCTCGCGATTTCACCATCCGCCAGGCCCGCTCATATCGGCGAACATCTTCGCGAATGGCGGCAGCGCCGCCGGCTCAGCCAGCTCGATCTTGCCGGCGACGCGGAGATCTCCGCGCGACATCTGAGTTTCGTCGAGACCGGCCGCGCCGCGCCATCGCGCGACATGGTGCTGCGGCTGGCGGAACGGCTCGAGGTGCCGTTGCGCGAGCGCAATGTGCTGCTGGTCGCCGCGGGCTTCGCGCCGCATTTTCCGCAGCGTGCGCTGGATGATCCGGCGCTGGCCTCGGCGCGCCGCGCGATCGATCTGGTGCTGAAGGCGCATGAACCCCATCCGGCGCTGGCAATCGACCGGCACTGGAACTTGGTGTCGGCCAATCGCATGGTGATGCCGCTGCTGGCGGGGCTCGCGCCCGAGCGGCTGGGCCCGCCGCTCAACGTGCTGCGGCTCGCCTTTCATCCCGAAGGCCTGGCATCGCGCACGCTCAATCTCGGTGAATGGTGCGCGCATCTGCTGGAGCGGCTGCACCGGCAATGCGAGGCGACCGCAGATCCCGAACTACTCAAGCTTTATCAGGAGCTGAAAACCTATCCGATCCCGGCGCGGGCCGCGCCGGTTGCGCCGGATGCCGTCGCGGTGCCGTTCCGGATGCGGCTCGGCGATGACGTGCTGAGCTTTATCTCGACCACGATGGTGTTCGGCACGCCGTTGGACATCACGCTGTCGGAAATCGCGGTGGAGACGTTCTTTCCGGCGGATGAGGCCACCGCGGAGCGGCTGCGCGAGACAGCCGCCCGTCTTGACAGCTGA
- a CDS encoding protein-S-isoprenylcysteine O-methyltransferase Ste14 (product_source=COG2020; cog=COG2020; transmembrane_helix_parts=Inside_1_16,TMhelix_17_39,Outside_40_42,TMhelix_43_62,Inside_63_68,TMhelix_69_91,Outside_92_100,TMhelix_101_123,Inside_124_132) — translation MINPSLLLRRAIQVDAVVSGAMALLLTFGAGLLAPLLHLPEPLLLESGLFLIAYAALVGWLGTRDAMPKAWVMVIIAGNALWTLGSIGLLFSGAVTPNLLGEAFVALQAIAVGVFAELQYLGLRRSSAAQPA, via the coding sequence ATGATCAATCCATCCCTGCTGCTGCGCCGCGCCATCCAGGTCGATGCCGTCGTCAGCGGCGCCATGGCGCTGCTGCTGACATTCGGGGCCGGCCTGCTGGCGCCGCTACTGCATCTGCCCGAACCGCTGCTGCTGGAATCCGGGCTGTTCCTGATCGCCTATGCCGCGCTGGTCGGCTGGCTTGGCACCCGCGACGCGATGCCGAAGGCATGGGTGATGGTCATCATCGCCGGCAATGCGCTGTGGACGCTCGGCAGCATCGGACTGCTGTTCAGCGGCGCGGTAACGCCCAATTTGCTCGGTGAGGCCTTCGTCGCACTGCAGGCGATTGCAGTCGGCGTCTTCGCAGAACTGCAATATCTCGGCCTGCGTCGCAGCAGCGCCGCGCAGCCGGCCTAG